Genomic window (Drosophila ananassae strain 14024-0371.13 chromosome 3L, ASM1763931v2, whole genome shotgun sequence):
GAAGGATAACTTTGCAGAATCACAACCTCCTTTGAAGTTGAGGATCTTGCCCGGCTCACACCCTGTTCGAGTTGGTAGGTACTTGGATCGACCACCATTCCCAGGAATTCCAACAACCAGTGGAATCATTGCGCCcagaataataaatatttttaaattcattacaCTGAAGGTTAGAACCTCCTTAggttaaaacaaaaatttattcgTAAACTGTAAACTTGGAACTGTGATCCAAGACTATATTTTGGTCAATTACGTATATATCTTAATTATTTTCCAGATGAACATTTACCTTTGGCGTTGAGGGTCTGGTGTGGCTCACATTTGGGGTACTTTGATCGACGATTCCACAGCGAAAGTCCAACAACCGATGAAATCATAGCtccaaaaataatcaaaaatttcaaattcattTCACAAACCCGATCCTCCTCAGGTTAGAAATAACAATGAACTATAACTCTTAAAATCTGTTATTTAATCGGATATTGATTCGATTCGTTTCAAATCTCATTAAATGTCAACATtgaaattttctttaaataaattattcagaGTTTGGACTATGATTAAATCATTTACATGAAAGCACCCTAATACTTTCAGGGTCAAGTTTAAACTCTGAAGATACAGTCTTTCGAAAGTATCCTTCTGAATCCTTTTCCTTGAAGTACAAATTAAAGTAATTTATTCGTAAATTAATGTGAAATTAATTCATAATTATTATTCATCAATATCAATCAATGCAATAAAAGAAAATGCGTTTAAGAATACTAAAAAGTTCATTAATCAGATTGccttgtatttgtattttcttATTCCCATACTgaattgttttaatattttataatttaataatttaattttaaacgcTTGGATCTAAGAGACTATAAGAGATAGAGCTATCCGATTTCCAATATCTCCTTCAGGCGAATAGGAATATTTTTAGAGGCGAAAAGatgagtaccgggtatcatatagtcgCAAAACTCGAATAAAGGCGTCCttccttgtttttatttaagctAATCTGTCAGAAACAAAATCTTCAgtggtttaattttttgagcGATGTCCTGCTTCCCAAACCACTGAATAGGGAGGTAAATTCCATTTTCATAATTCTATTAACTTCAGGAGACACATAATGTCCACTTCCAAAGCCCCAAATTACTGCCCAGTTTGAGAAATTTGGCTTTGTAAGAACCTGCTACCTGTTGTTGAAACTGAACTACAAACAACTCTAATAAGTAGGCATTTAAGAGTGCTGCAAAGTTCATTTATtcattcattttatttatataattgaaTTATCTCAACCCAAAGGACAGAAGCATGGATAATCTTTTTGCTCAAAACAGCGCGATTTGCAATCGTCttggattataaagaaaaatatcaaGTGTACGAAATTCCACCAGAAGAGCTTCATGGTGCTTTGGTTATAAAGATTCTGTGACAACAAGATCTcccttttataataattattaattgcatAACTGGAACCGTTTTAAATaagatatattatattttactgTTCCGGTTAATTAAGGCTTGAAAGTGACTAACATCGGTTTGGCTACGTTCTTGGCTACCTCAGCTCCCAGCAGTTGCTCGACAATCTTCAGGGCGAAATCAAAAGATGTTCCAGGTCCTCGGCTAGTTATTAGATTTCCATCTTGAACCACACTCTGTTCGATATAGCTGAAATGAAAACATATTATTAAGGCTATTAGGCTGACAACTTACCAATACTTTTCCTCCAACTGGCGCTTCATATCCGGGTGAGATGTTAGTGCCTTTCCCTTCCCTATTCCGTGCTTGGCGAGAGCCGTGGGTGCGGCACATATGGCGGCAATTAGTCCGCCCTGAGACTCCTGCTGCCGCAGAAGTTCCCCCACATCGCAggactccatcagggccttgTTGCCCGCCAAGCCACCAGGCAGGACTACCACATCATAGTTGCCTTGGCCCATTGCCTGCTCCAGGGAAGTATCGGGCACAATGACAACATCCCGGGAACACTTGATGGGCTCACAAGTGTCCAACCCAGCTATGGTGACATTGATCTATTTTTTAACAGTAAGAGACCTATTGTAAGACAAGTCCTTGCAGTGAACTCACCTTTGCTCTTCGAAGGACGTCAGCCGATATGGTAAACTCCATTTCCTCAGCTCCTGGTGCCAAAATAATCAAGGCCTTCTTGGCACTTTCGCCACATTTTTGGCTGGCCAAGAGATGTGGTTGGAAGGAGGAGCCAAGTCTGGCAACCGATCTGCCTAAACCTAACAACATATTTTGGGAGCGACCCCAAAAAAACCGAGTGGAAAGTCAACGGGAATTTTTAGTTAAATATTAGGACTGGACTTTGTggaatatatacataaatcaaCTCATTTAAAAAGAGTTATTGCAAAATTGGCTGCTGAAGCTCATCACCTAATGAAAAAGGATTCCAAACCCTTGCTGCCCATAGaagaccatatatatataactcatatataatttaaaatattaataattaataaaaatacttgCAGCAGTATTGCATTGCCGCAGAGCGAATCGCAGAGCTCAGAGGATAATGACAACATTGAAACGGTCGTTAAAAAGAGCCAAGCTAGATTTGGATGCGAAGGAATGAGGTGAAGACCTCATTGAAGAATTGGGACTAGACTTCCTGGGGATACCACTTTAAAAAATGCCTACTACTGGTGGGGATAAAGAGTCATTTTGTAGGTATATTAGGTTGGCATAATCTTTATATTAAAGTCTTATGATTTTCAGATCATACCCAATGATCAAGatttataaatatgtatatctaTTCGAATTATAGGCTCTAGGACCTGTACTACCAGATGGTAGCGTCGATCCAGACGGTAAATTGGGAAAAAATTCCTGGGAACGGCTTCAGATCTAAAACCTAAATTGGAGGAGATCCCAAAGGACGATGCGAACATCAAGGAGCCCAAAagaaaaagtatttaaaaaagtatTGTACTTTGCAAAAAAAGTCCTAAATCCTTTTCTGCTTCTCAATTTCCgaaatgaaaaagaagaatAAAAGGAGAAGAATCTGCTTGGCCTAGGTGGGGCATGATCAGGATAGACATTTCCTTCACCCTCTATTAAGAAAGCTAATATCCATCACTATAGGTGGATAGCCACCGATCTTGTCAGTCTTTCCAGTCAAtcttgtatttatttatacgaTATTCCTTAATTCTTCGAAATATCCTTAATTCGTCTATAATAGAAGGGAGGTCCTAAGCATAAACCTCTTCTCGGCCTCACTAGTTTTTGCAATCAAAAGCCCAACTGACCGAGGAGCGCTGTCGCATAACGTACGACTCGATCCGAGATAGATCCGTGATAGTTTTCTATCACGGTAGTAAGTATCaggaggaagagtgttgccaAGATAAAGGGTTAATTAAGGATAAAAGGTTTTAAGTTATACGTAGAGCATGCTGATAAGAtatggtagagaccattgtagtccgaacaatGGTCCGATCCTAAagggatcgtgttgggcatctAAGGGTCTTGGAAAAACACTCTTTCTCAGATATCTGTTCTTAGATAACTAGTATATAACTTCCATAAATGTTCTCTATTAGTAGACTGGAAAGCGGCTTGGTGAGATCATCTCCtcttaaaatcttaaaataccTAAAAAATATTCCCTCAAAAACCAAGGTGAATTTTtagttaaatatatttttattgaacaAAAATGAATTGTATATGCTGTTCTCTTATTTTAAACGTAAACTTTAATCGCTTTAGAGTTGaaattgttttggttttaatGTTTCAGATTTAGATATCCAATAtttaaaacttattttttgaaaacaaaCCAAATAGtgataaaaataattgtaatttgtataaaaacaTATACATTTAAAGATATAATTGTTTTCTTTAACTTAATTGAGTTTGTTGtttcatgttttttgtttttttttttttatataatttgcTTTAAATGGTATTTGTATTGAAGCGCTTATGATTAATTGTTAGACAGCTTGACAGAAATTTATCGAAAAGATACACTCCATtctccattttttatttttaatttttaatttttcattgaATTGCATATATGTTTGTGGCAAACATATATTTCGTCTTGTTACATAAATTACAATATGTggaaaaatgttattttttgtttacgtCGTATTTTAAGTCACTTTTAAAACTGGTTTGATTTGTATTCGTCACTAaacttgatttttatttatttttttttttttgccttcaCTAATAACATTTAAAAAGATCACCAAAGTTACAGATTTCCCATTTCTTACGTtgctcattttttaatttttattttttatttttatcaattatCAATATGTTGACGTGTTTTTGCTTTTAGTCAgcttaaattaaaactaaaattatgtattttattgattaattaCCCGGCATTTTGGTAAAGTAAGGGATGTACCAGATGATGATCTTTTGTTAGcgacaatatatatattttttttcattgattttCTTCTTTTTAGACTTAATCACGATTATgtgttatatatatacataatcatatatatatatgtgttaaTCAGATAGATTTTTGCTAGTCGAATTTCAGCTAAAGGGTTATTCTGATTCGTATTTGGAACACTACGTCAAGAGAGAGAGTTGAGAAGTATATGGTGTGGTCTATGGGGGATTCTTGGGTCTAATTGGAAGAGTACACACATATCATAAGTCATTAGTTAGTTATTCAAATATAACGTACATAATTGCTTGGAGTTAGTCCATCATTTCATCTTGATTTCGTGGTAATTGTTGTTGTGGCATATCATTTTAATCGTTAGATTtagatttgtattttttatttcctttaggAAGAGTTGTGCAAATTGCTGTTCTAGCTTCGATTTCGATCAGattatatatctatatctatgtTTCTTGTATATAATTGTAGACATCTATAAACGGCACATTTATAAGTAATATTGTATGTAGAAACAATGCGATCCCAATGCTACTATATATCTTACttgtcaattttttttattaaaatatttcttgcattatatcattatttattatttattttttttgttttgtattatGCCTCGATCTATCTTTAGTTTAAAGCtcaatttaattttgacaGATAAAAATGTAAGTTCCCATATAGATATCCGGCTTTTTGTCtttcgtttggtttttgggCCTCGACTCTCTGAGCAGAACATAGGTTGGAAATCATATCTAAGGCTTCACTTTCTTCCTTCCTTCCTACTTTCTCCTCAAACCTTTCTCCcaatatcatcatcatcatcatcatcttcgTTAGCTGCACTACACTGAAGAAACCATTAAATTGttgtgtgttttttatgtttttttttaggtgtGTATCTGGGGGAGTACTCTAGGATATAGAATTAGATTTAGATTTAGATTTATATATTAGGGACTTGGCTGTTGGCATTCTCAGTGATTAGTGTAGACTTCCCCGTCGATCTCACGCGTTTCTTCTTATTTGCGAGTAGTTTAAAGCTTTTGGACTCTTCTCATGTATTGTGTCGGTAAAGTAAATTATTGTTGAATATTTCGCTCAATCTACAACTACGAGATGCATTCATTGTCGGCACACATTTCAGCTTCAGCTTAAACTTATTGAATATATAATAAGGATCTCTCTGGCCGATATCAAATCGAGCCTCGAATCTCGAACCCTTTTGCAttgttctgttttttttgttttttgtttgtggtgttttttttagcttaaaaactaaaattggttgatttgtttttcttgcttgGGTTGGGTTGGGTTGGGTTAAGTTGGCGTTTAAGTAAACAttagaaataattttaaattttaatccCTTGTGTTGAAACATTAACACACAAAACATATGGAAAATGAATAATTACAATTACAATTTAAGAAATCAACAGATACGACCCGCACATCAACTACCCAGGACCAGCAAAAGGATATTATTCAAAAAGGATGTGAAAACATCTATTAGATCCTTTGCCGGTTTGTGTAATATCCCCTCCTCCTTTTTATGGTTTTGGTTGATTTTTCTCTCGCTTGGATTACCAACTAATTTgtaagtttaattaaaatgattaAATATATAAGCATATAGatttaaatatgtattttataaTGTTCACATAATGTATGATTGGCAAAACAGCTTGCAAACGTTGAAAACTAAATCTAAAGTAAAGGTTCTGTGATAGATGgtacacatttttttgttttttttttttaagatttataaATAAGGTTCGGCCCGGGGCGGCTGGAGAGCAAAATCACCACCCACTGGACCTTATAAATAACAACTGATTATAATGTTAACTTGAACTGTGTCCTCGATATAGTACAATTATTAAGCATAAGTTCCatcatattaatattgtttgtttgttgcatGTTTGTTGGTTGCTTGGTTGGTTGCGAATTGCGAAACtaaaactacgtttttgtaaaatattgaaatgtaGTTGCCACCTCTCCTCCGCCGTGGACGCCGGACGTCGTTTTGGAGAAAAGTTGCCTAGTTTATATTACCCGTACACCACTTGGCTCTAAAGTTATTTAATACGCAAATTACAATTTATAGATCAGAGATGCcattcgaaaaaaaataacataaagAAATCAACTTTTGTTGTTCTAGAgcgttttttaaaaaaaattaaaaagatatAAGAGTAACTAAGATGGTTAAGCTAATTTAGTAAATAGGTACATAAATAAGAAGGTCTTTGAGTGATATGccttggacttggacttgggTTTTGGGTTTCTGGAGGGGAGTTAGCTTTGAGTGTGATTGTATTTGTGTGCATACAAGAGGTCAAAACTAAAGactaaacataaaatatctgCACTACTAACGCACTGCTGTTAGCGTGTTATTTGCACTTTTGAATTTAAGTATTTCTCATTATGACTTTTGACttttgcatttgtttttgtattttaaaaaaacaccTTTTAACTTTACTCCTATGCTaggtatatatgtatacatatatataaccACTCTGCTCCATAAGTATATATAGATATTGTTATGACCAAAAGTTTGTCCCTTGTTGAAATTGCAGTTCTCGGGTATATTATGCCGCGCTCTCATCTCAcccataaatttttttttaatctgccttttttttgtttttttggtagAGCCCAACTTACAAACTATTAAATGTCCTTGCTTGGTTTAATCTGCGCCTTAGTTATTGAAGtatttttcattctttagtACATGCTAACTTTCAATGTCGCTCGCTATATCCTGGCATCtggcatttttttaaaatatttcttttttttaattaatttgtttgGTGGTGGTCTTCGTTCACAGTACAGAGAATCCGAGTTATTggtgttgtttgttgttggtgtgtGTATTTGTTGTGTGTGAGTCGTTCGATCAGCAacttattaattttctttttttttttttgtatactaAAAACCTTTGGTTGTATGCATTCATTCATGTCTTCATTTCGTATcgtgtaaaaatatattgtacAATGTAATCGTAATTTCTATTAGAAAAGTTGTCTCTCTCTCGTGTGTTTTGATGACGTGTTTTGTTTacttaacttttttttttttgttgttgttttgtgtTGGTGTTGGTTGTTGCTGtcgtagtttttttttttttgcttctttGTTCCCTTAAGTTGATTTCTATTTacttgcatttgcattttgtttgctacgctttttttcttctttcaaTTTTCATGAGAATTTTCACGCCAACTTGTGCATAACATTCGATTCCTTCCCTACATACCTATAATTTCTCTCTGTGTTGCTATCCTTGCCTTTGTGTGTGTTGCATGTTGCGTGTGTCGCGAGtgttgtgtatgtgtgtggatGTGTCTTTGTGGGATTTCGTTTATCGGTTCACTAACAACTAATATATGCATGCAAGATCCTCGTGTTCTGTTTCCtttcataaaataaatgtaactTTTAACTTAATTTCTAAAAACATGCTTGGCTTTCTCATCCGCCTGCTGGATCTGAGGAGGGCTGGGATGTGCTTGGATGATGgtgtttttagttttagctTATTCGAATCGAATTTCGAAACTGATTTTGTATTCCTTAGCTTTTTGGTGTTggtgttttgtttgtgtttgttgttgggGGTTTCGTGTTTCGCTTTGTGGGGGACGACCGGAGCGATACTTTTTAGGCAAAGTACATGACCTTCTTGGTGTCCGCATGCACAGTGATGGCCCTGGCCATGGCACCTGGTGTGCGATCCTCTGAGCAGCCGCTCTGGTGCGATCCCTCGCCCGAGTCGTGTTCCTTTTCAACAAGATGATATCTTTCCAAAAGAAAAGCAAGagtattaattatatttcttaatttaaataaatataagctCACCTGGCACGGAAGGCCACCAAGTGGGCATAGTACGCCGGCGCTGGTATACTGACGGATCGGGTGCAGCGCACATAGGTGTGACACAGCTGGTACGTGAGGCACTGCAGCTCGTCCGAGTCAAAGTGGTTGTCGTCCCAGAGCACATGGTAGTGCGAGGGACGACTGGTGCCCTGGATACCCTGGTGACTGCATAGGTAGAAGTCGAACTCGGTGGGATGGGTGATGCCCACATCGACGGTGGTGCCGGCGGGTATGTTGCCCGACTTGCCGCTCTGCTCCTTCTTCTCGGCACAGAAGAGACGCGTGTGGTGGCGTTTCTGCACCACAATGAACGTGATGCCCGGCCGATATTCCGGCTCCAGCTTGATGCACGCCTCCCGAATGGCGGTCAGCTCGTGCTGCAGAACGTGGGGGAACTGGCCTTCGGAGACGCCGTCGCGGTAGAGTATGATGCGGTGGGGCTTGTAGCCGCCCGTTGACTTGTAGAACATGATGAGCAACTCCCTCACCATGCTGCTCAACTCCTGGATGATCTCCTGGCGATGCTGCTGCACTCGCACGGTGGCCGCATACCGGGACGGATGAGCATCCATGGACCCAACGACTGCGGCAATCGATGGTTTCTTGTTGTCGCCAGCCGGCGGGTGAGTTACGTCCGCTCCCAGGAAGATAACCGGCTCGTTGAATACCTTCGGCCGAATGGAGGGCACCAGGATCGAATTGATGCCGCCCAGCTTGACGTTGATCTTGAGACAGAGATTGGACAGCGTCTGCGGCGATGTCTTGTTCACGTTCTTGGCCTGGACGCACTGGGTGGCCATGCCCAGGACAGTGTCGCCCACGCGCTTAACCTCGGCATAGACAGGTGTCTTGCCGGGAAGCACTACCACAACGAGTTGCAGTCCCGGGAAGGTGATCTTCAGGTAGCGGAACATCGGCTCGACCTGATCCGGTCCGGTGGCATATTTGCAGAAGCACGGCTGGCCGATAATGGGCATGCCGGCGTCATTGGAAATCTTCTGCAGCTGCTGAGTAAAGTTGCGCAGCGCATCCTCGCGCACAGTACGCTGCGGAGCAAAGCAGGCAATGGCCCAAATGCGGATCTCCACTCCGGTGAAGAACTGCTTGCCGCGCATATCCCAAACACCCTGGTTGGGCGACGCGAGACTCACTTTGTTCTGCGGCGGGAACAACTGCTGGCCAGTGATGCCCGTGGACACACGTCCGCCGTACTGCAGCTTGGGTGGTGGGAGGACGCGTCCGCGCACCTCCATCATCGAATTGGAGATGGTTAAGCCGAACTCCTGCACATAGGAGTCGTTGTTAAAGTCGGCGCGCTTCACCAGATTGTTGATTTCGCGCTCCCGATCGGGAGCCGAGCGGGCGGTGGCCTTGATCATCGTCGAAGTTTGCATATCGGTCAGTTTCTTGATGCAGCGCTGGCCGGCGACGATGTGGCACACCTCCAGGGGCAGATAGGTGTGCTTGTGCTCCTGGCCCACCTGGAGGCAGGGCAGATGCGGGTAGCGCAGCTTCATGCGGTACTTGTCCAGGAAATACTTGGCCACAGTGCACTCCACGGTCTGGCCGTTCTCCAGTTGCAATGGGAAGCTATAGGAGGGAGAATCAGTCAgttagaaaaataattaaatagaaaagaaTATGACGTACGATTGCATCTGGGCTGGACGACGGGTGACGTTGCACACCCGGTACTTGCGACGCATCTGACCACAGTGGGTGATCTCGATCTTCAGGCCCTTGATCTCCTTGGTGAACTTGACGCGCTGGGAGTCGGTGAGCGGCTTGCGCTGTTCGTTGATGTCGCGAATGTCCAGCACCTCACACATGAAGTCAATCACGGGTTGGGACTTGTAGAAAGCAGTAGCCGATACTATTAGAGAAGGGAGATTAGTAAAGTAATCAAAAGAGGAGGAAACTAAACCCACCATCGATGTTGAGCATCATCTTCCACTGCGAAGGCCTCACACTCTGATGGAAACCGAACCACACCTCGCGACCACCGCCAAGAGGATGGTAGTAGCCGTCGGGTGAGCTGAAGAAACTGCGTCCCACTGGAGTGTACGTCATACTGGGCAGATGACGCATCACCACGTCGAGCGCCAAGATGGCGTCATAGGGTATCTGGCGGGTGCGACCCTCgagcgcctcctccaggttgaaGAGAGAGACCTGAGCCTGCCACTTGATCGTCACGCGAAAGATGCGATCCTTGCCCTCGCCGGGCAGGGTGACCTCCAGCTCCAGCCGTTCGTTGCCAATGGGCAAGGGGTCACGGGTGTACAAGTTATTCCGGCCATCGAACACGGGCTTCAGCACCCCGAAGATCTTGCTGTAGGCATGGACCATAGTCTCGATGATCTCGCGGTTGACCTTGCGCGGACACTTGTCCGGCTGGATGTTGATGTCGTAGTGGTGGACATAGCCACGGGGCATCGTCACCTGGAAGTGATTGGCACGGAGCACAATCGGACGACCTTCCCGGCCCAGATTCGGACGGCGGGGGCACGTGAAGACGGGCATGTCCGGTTGGGCGGCTGGCGTGGCGGTGGCAATGGCTGCCGACACGCTGCCGGTGGTTGAGCCAAGGGCGGAGGCGACCTGGGCGGCTGCTGCAGCAGCACCGGCCACAGTGGCTCCACCAGCTGCCACATTCTGGGCACTCGGGCTGGTGACCGCGGTGGGATTGACCGATGAGCCGGGCGCCGGTGGTGCTGCAATGTCATTTAGAAGTTAGAACTCGAACTGAACTGGATTTTAGGAATCAATTAagtttaaaacaaattaaagtaaaaactAGCCAATATCTAAACGTTTAGTTTGAGGATAGTTGTGCAGGAGAATGGTTGTAGTCTCTTCTGCAGAACTCTCTTCAATTCTTCTTAATTCTACAAGCCAAAGAATCGACATGCATCGAgctaaaaaacacaaacaaggAATCAGAGTTGGAATcaggtgtttttttttttttttttggttttagttCCAAGTGCAGTTTACGAAACAAATAGTATTAATTATCAAGTGGGAGTTAGTAACAATACGACAAAAAAAACAGTAGTTAGTTTAGattagtttagtttagttaGTGGGTTAGTGGATAGCGGATAGTGGAGGAGTTAGAACATCAACTAAAGAAGGttaacaaacaacaaacagttTGTGGCAGTTGACGCATCAATCGAATCAATCAAATCGCATTAGGTAGGTTCTTAGTTAATTTTTTAGTAATAATTTAGTCGGTTTTGGAGAGAGATTTACATGTGAGCGTGTCGAAGCTAGTCTGCGCCTGAGAGGGACTCTGAGGCCGAGTGGGCGAGGGGGTCCACTGTGActctataaaaagaaaatgtaatcaaaaataaacgaaaaaaaataaatcaatgaaaaggaaCAGGTTCTCAAATCATAAATTGATAATGGATAATGAATAATGAATGGTATTTGTGGTAATGTCCAATTCGATGAATTCAAAATCAATAAAGGCGATCGGGAGGCGATAATggagaaaaagaaaacaaaattagaGTGcgttaattaatatttttagttaCAGTTTATATTTCATCATTTCATCATTGTAAGAGTGTGTAAGAGTGAGTAGTGTAAAGATCTGTTGCCACAAGTCTATCTGGTCAGTAACAAGGTGGTTTTGAGGTGGTTTGTGTGCTGGTTAGTCCACCATGGTGTTAAAAGTGTAGGTTATTGGTAGTATCCCTGGCCTGTTTAGCTTCCCAGACCCATCAATAAACATAACTTCAGTAGGAATATAATATTTCAACAATAATGTTTTGTTTATGCTTTTCTTATCATTAGAGGGAGCTATAACTCTATAAGGTATAGAATTTCAAagcctttcttgtttatatttagTGAATATCTATTTCTGAACCTGAGATACTAGTATTTATCAGATATTTCTAAGAAATACGCACAAGTAGCCACAAAATGCGACGCAATTAGTGTGCTCTTGAATCTTGAGACTGTCTGTAGTCTGCTACAGATACTTTTGAATGAAGCCAAGAGCCGTAGTAGTCGGAAGAAGCCCCAAAGCTTAAAAATCAACCCCCAAGTGGCAACTATTGCGTCGCGACGGTCGTTGACCCAATTTTTTGCGCATTTTCAACTCTTTTTAAAGCacgtgtctgtgtctgtgacGCCATGGCCTATCAGACCTGGGCTCTTTGAAAGCCAATTGGCAGCAAAGACTACTAGGTTCCAATATGTAGTTGCAAGTAGAACCTCAAAAACCAGATTAGTAAGGGCCAAGGGGCCAGGGGGTCTTGGGGCAACATAAACTTGTGGCAACAGCTTCTGTCGTTCTTTTCTAGTGTCCTCCACTCTTGATCGCCTGCACTTACGTTGTCCAACTGGATACATGGCTTTTGCACTAATTtaggtttttttgttttgtatttttaggAAAAAGAATTAATGTATAAAAAGGTTGGCTCGTGTTTCTCTCCTTGTTTATGTTCGTGTTTTTGGTgtaaaatatgtaattgattgattgttgttgttgtttttgttttttgtggatgtttttttttttttgttgttgcttttggtttctactaattatttttagttttgattTCAGCCTTTTGCTTATCACACTTTAAAGtagtttttaaagttttattcGTTTGGttgatttttcatttttttgttgttgtttttgctgttgttgttgttggttgttttgttgttgcgCGTGGGCGTGGCGTAGGCGTATTTATAAATTGGAATAAGCACAGTTAagtgctctctctctctcttgctcTCTCTTAAACTTGCATTTACTTTATTAccgttattgttattgttgtgattattattttttttttattaattttaatattggaAAAGAACACAAATGTAGGCACAGCTTTCGTTTAATTATATGTATGTTTATGTACTATACACATAGGCGTGTATATATTatgtatatactatatatgttatatacttatatatatgtatctaaTGCTCTTGTAATACAACTAAGAAAAAATTCTTCTTTA
Coding sequences:
- the LOC6494017 gene encoding protein argonaute-2 isoform X1, translated to MSTERELAPGGPAQLHPHTLPLTFPDLQITSAVGIIGKVYESQWTPSPTRPQSPSQAQTSFDTLTSPPAPGSSVNPTAVTSPSAQNVAAGGATVAGAAAAAAQVASALGSTTGSVSAAIATATPAAQPDMPVFTCPRRPNLGREGRPIVLRANHFQVTMPRGYVHHYDINIQPDKCPRKVNREIIETMVHAYSKIFGVLKPVFDGRNNLYTRDPLPIGNERLELEVTLPGEGKDRIFRVTIKWQAQVSLFNLEEALEGRTRQIPYDAILALDVVMRHLPSMTYTPVGRSFFSSPDGYYHPLGGGREVWFGFHQSVRPSQWKMMLNIDVSATAFYKSQPVIDFMCEVLDIRDINEQRKPLTDSQRVKFTKEIKGLKIEITHCGQMRRKYRVCNVTRRPAQMQSFPLQLENGQTVECTVAKYFLDKYRMKLRYPHLPCLQVGQEHKHTYLPLEVCHIVAGQRCIKKLTDMQTSTMIKATARSAPDREREINNLVKRADFNNDSYVQEFGLTISNSMMEVRGRVLPPPKLQYGGRVSTGITGQQLFPPQNKVSLASPNQGVWDMRGKQFFTGVEIRIWAIACFAPQRTVREDALRNFTQQLQKISNDAGMPIIGQPCFCKYATGPDQVEPMFRYLKITFPGLQLVVVVLPGKTPVYAEVKRVGDTVLGMATQCVQAKNVNKTSPQTLSNLCLKINVKLGGINSILVPSIRPKVFNEPVIFLGADVTHPPAGDNKKPSIAAVVGSMDAHPSRYAATVRVQQHRQEIIQELSSMVRELLIMFYKSTGGYKPHRIILYRDGVSEGQFPHVLQHELTAIREACIKLEPEYRPGITFIVVQKRHHTRLFCAEKKEQSGKSGNIPAGTTVDVGITHPTEFDFYLCSHQGIQGTSRPSHYHVLWDDNHFDSDELQCLTYQLCHTYVRCTRSVSIPAPAYYAHLVAFRARYHLVEKEHDSGEGSHQSGCSEDRTPGAMARAITVHADTKKVMYFA
- the LOC6494017 gene encoding protein argonaute-2 isoform X2, which produces MSTERELAPGGPAQLHPHTLPLTFPDLQITSAVGIIGKVYAPPAPGSSVNPTAVTSPSAQNVAAGGATVAGAAAAAAQVASALGSTTGSVSAAIATATPAAQPDMPVFTCPRRPNLGREGRPIVLRANHFQVTMPRGYVHHYDINIQPDKCPRKVNREIIETMVHAYSKIFGVLKPVFDGRNNLYTRDPLPIGNERLELEVTLPGEGKDRIFRVTIKWQAQVSLFNLEEALEGRTRQIPYDAILALDVVMRHLPSMTYTPVGRSFFSSPDGYYHPLGGGREVWFGFHQSVRPSQWKMMLNIDVSATAFYKSQPVIDFMCEVLDIRDINEQRKPLTDSQRVKFTKEIKGLKIEITHCGQMRRKYRVCNVTRRPAQMQSFPLQLENGQTVECTVAKYFLDKYRMKLRYPHLPCLQVGQEHKHTYLPLEVCHIVAGQRCIKKLTDMQTSTMIKATARSAPDREREINNLVKRADFNNDSYVQEFGLTISNSMMEVRGRVLPPPKLQYGGRVSTGITGQQLFPPQNKVSLASPNQGVWDMRGKQFFTGVEIRIWAIACFAPQRTVREDALRNFTQQLQKISNDAGMPIIGQPCFCKYATGPDQVEPMFRYLKITFPGLQLVVVVLPGKTPVYAEVKRVGDTVLGMATQCVQAKNVNKTSPQTLSNLCLKINVKLGGINSILVPSIRPKVFNEPVIFLGADVTHPPAGDNKKPSIAAVVGSMDAHPSRYAATVRVQQHRQEIIQELSSMVRELLIMFYKSTGGYKPHRIILYRDGVSEGQFPHVLQHELTAIREACIKLEPEYRPGITFIVVQKRHHTRLFCAEKKEQSGKSGNIPAGTTVDVGITHPTEFDFYLCSHQGIQGTSRPSHYHVLWDDNHFDSDELQCLTYQLCHTYVRCTRSVSIPAPAYYAHLVAFRARYHLVEKEHDSGEGSHQSGCSEDRTPGAMARAITVHADTKKVMYFA